A genomic window from Micromonospora ferruginea includes:
- a CDS encoding GTPase activator yields MDERRDEKTPADRDPREAEEAHGGSMAPGAVDDTGHPVADSPVPANEQAAPGRPGEDGTGS; encoded by the coding sequence GTGGACGAGCGGCGGGACGAGAAGACCCCGGCGGACCGGGATCCGCGGGAGGCCGAGGAGGCGCACGGCGGCAGCATGGCGCCGGGCGCGGTGGACGACACCGGGCACCCGGTGGCCGATTCTCCGGTGCCGGCGAACGAGCAGGCCGCGCCGGGCCGCCCGGGTGAGGACGGCACCGGTTCCTAG
- a CDS encoding class I SAM-dependent methyltransferase — protein MGDNDVTGSASSRPAAGGDSIGRFERLYAEAGRGTAEVPWDLAAPHSLVAEWTARVRPDGSGRRAVVVGCGFGRDAEHLAGLGFDTVAFDVAPSAVREARRRHAGSAVRYEVADLFDPPAAWSDGFDLVLESMNVQALPVDLRAAATAAVGRLVAPGGLLLVIAAGRRPDEAVDGPPWPLTRAEVESFGVGGLTAARIEEITAPDGGLRWRAEFRRG, from the coding sequence GTGGGTGACAACGACGTGACCGGCTCGGCGTCTTCCCGGCCGGCGGCCGGCGGTGACTCGATCGGCCGGTTCGAGCGGCTCTACGCGGAGGCCGGGCGCGGCACGGCGGAGGTGCCCTGGGATCTGGCGGCGCCGCACTCGCTGGTCGCGGAGTGGACCGCGCGGGTCCGGCCGGACGGCTCCGGTCGCCGCGCGGTGGTGGTCGGGTGCGGTTTCGGCCGGGACGCGGAGCACCTGGCCGGGCTGGGCTTCGACACGGTCGCGTTCGACGTCGCCCCGAGCGCGGTGCGGGAGGCGCGGCGGCGGCACGCGGGTTCGGCGGTCCGCTACGAGGTGGCGGACCTGTTCGATCCGCCGGCCGCGTGGTCGGACGGCTTCGACCTGGTGCTGGAGAGCATGAACGTGCAGGCGTTGCCGGTCGACCTGCGCGCGGCCGCGACGGCGGCGGTGGGGCGGCTGGTGGCGCCGGGCGGGCTGCTGCTGGTGATCGCGGCGGGCCGGCGTCCGGACGAGGCGGTGGACGGGCCGCCGTGGCCGCTGACCCGGGCCGAGGTCGAGTCGTTCGGCGTGGGCGGGCTGACCGCGGCGCGGATCGAGGAGATCACCGCCCCGGACGGTGGGCTGCGCTGGCGCGCGGAGTTCCGGCGGGGCTGA
- a CDS encoding class I SAM-dependent methyltransferase yields MGVSHPIFARVFARASVAMDDAGVAAHRRRLVAGLRGLVVEVGAGNGRNLAHYPPAVDHVLAVEPEPRLRALAEAAGSAARVPVTVAAGLAEALPVADGAADAVVLSLVLCSVPDQGVALGEARRILRPGGELRFYEHVVAQTPGLRRAQRIADATLWPLFCAGCHTARDTLAAIRSAGFTITDVDRFRFPPSGVPAPASPHVLGVATRP; encoded by the coding sequence ATGGGCGTCTCCCACCCGATCTTCGCCCGCGTGTTCGCCCGGGCCAGCGTCGCCATGGACGACGCCGGCGTCGCCGCGCACCGCCGCCGGCTGGTGGCCGGGCTGCGCGGCCTGGTGGTCGAGGTCGGCGCCGGCAACGGGCGCAACCTGGCGCACTACCCGCCGGCCGTCGACCACGTGCTCGCCGTGGAGCCGGAGCCCCGGCTGCGGGCCCTCGCCGAGGCCGCCGGCTCCGCCGCCCGGGTGCCGGTGACCGTGGCCGCCGGCCTGGCCGAGGCGCTGCCGGTCGCCGACGGCGCCGCCGACGCGGTGGTCCTCTCGCTGGTGCTCTGCTCGGTGCCGGACCAGGGGGTCGCGCTCGGCGAGGCGCGCCGGATCCTCCGACCCGGCGGCGAGCTGCGCTTCTACGAGCACGTGGTGGCGCAGACGCCGGGCCTGCGCCGGGCCCAGCGCATCGCCGACGCGACGCTCTGGCCGCTGTTCTGCGCCGGCTGCCACACCGCCCGCGACACGCTGGCCGCGATCCGGTCGGCCGGCTTCACGATCACCGACGTCGACCGGTTCCGCTTCCCCCCGTCCGGTGTCCCGGCTCCGGCCTCGCCGCACGTGCTCGGCGTCGCGACCCGACCCTGA
- a CDS encoding DNA gyrase/topoisomerase IV subunit B, translating to MTAQPETLYGADDLTHLEGLDAVRKRPGMYIGSTDSRGVGHLVNEILDNSTDEGVAGHATAVDVILHADGSVRVDDDGRGIPTDVHAKSGISGVELVLTRLHAGGKFGGSGYKTSGGLHGVGASAVNALSRRFDVTVRRGGKVHAMSFRHGVPGIFDGDGPDAPFTPGPGLQIAGAIKRGQRTGTSIRWWHDPRYFETGAALDTEAVRLKLRNTAFLVPGVAYRLRDETGEEVVEERFHFPDGLTDMVEFLAPAGDRPVSGTLLVTGEGTYRENAADANGVMQSNVQRRAEVEIAFRWGTGYDRTVECFTNTIRNAHGGTHRKGFERALARTLAEAARSTRGLLKPKEDAPTLDDVLEGMTAVVHVRIPEPQFTSQTKDELSTAGITKVLQGLVEAHLKSWLDDRRTKAEARTVLQKIVDAARVRLTQKQQKDAARRKTALEGAAMPAKLVDCRASGIDRSELFIVEGDSALGTGRLARSSEYQALLPIRGKILNVQKASLQQVLDNAECAAIVQVLGAGSGRTFDLSTLRYGRVLIMADADVDGAHIRTLLITLFARYMRPLIEAGRLYAAMPPLHKITTKGRNPQTTYTYTQAEMEATVRKLEKAGKQIVTPIPRFKGLGEMDADELWETTMNPATRAVRRITLDDVEAAERILELLMGEKVEPRRNWLIDSADRVDRDAIDA from the coding sequence TTGACCGCACAGCCTGAGACGCTCTACGGGGCCGACGACCTGACCCACCTGGAGGGCCTCGACGCCGTCCGCAAGCGCCCCGGCATGTACATCGGCTCGACCGACAGCCGTGGCGTGGGTCACCTCGTCAACGAGATCCTCGACAACTCCACCGACGAGGGTGTCGCGGGTCACGCCACCGCCGTCGACGTGATCCTGCACGCCGACGGTTCGGTGCGGGTCGACGACGACGGCCGCGGCATCCCCACGGACGTGCACGCCAAGTCCGGCATCTCCGGCGTCGAGCTGGTCCTCACCCGCCTGCACGCCGGCGGCAAGTTCGGCGGCTCCGGCTACAAGACCTCCGGCGGCCTGCACGGCGTGGGCGCCTCGGCGGTCAACGCGCTGTCCCGCCGCTTCGACGTCACCGTCCGCCGCGGCGGCAAGGTCCACGCCATGTCGTTCCGCCACGGCGTACCCGGGATCTTCGACGGCGACGGCCCCGACGCGCCGTTCACCCCCGGCCCCGGCCTGCAGATCGCCGGCGCGATCAAGCGCGGCCAGCGCACCGGCACCTCGATCCGCTGGTGGCACGACCCCCGTTACTTCGAGACCGGCGCCGCGCTCGACACCGAGGCGGTCCGGCTCAAGCTGCGCAACACCGCCTTCCTCGTCCCCGGCGTGGCCTACCGGCTGCGCGACGAGACCGGCGAGGAGGTGGTCGAGGAGCGGTTCCACTTCCCCGACGGCCTGACCGACATGGTGGAGTTCCTCGCCCCGGCCGGCGACCGGCCGGTCTCCGGCACGCTGCTGGTCACCGGCGAGGGCACCTACCGCGAGAACGCCGCCGACGCCAACGGCGTGATGCAGTCCAACGTGCAGCGCCGCGCCGAGGTCGAGATCGCGTTCCGCTGGGGCACCGGCTACGACCGCACCGTCGAGTGCTTCACCAACACCATCCGCAACGCCCACGGCGGCACCCACCGCAAGGGCTTCGAGCGGGCCCTGGCCCGCACCCTCGCCGAGGCCGCCCGCAGCACCCGCGGCCTGCTCAAGCCCAAGGAGGACGCGCCCACCCTGGACGACGTCCTGGAGGGCATGACCGCGGTGGTGCACGTGCGCATCCCGGAGCCGCAGTTCACCTCGCAGACCAAGGACGAGCTGTCCACCGCCGGCATCACGAAGGTGCTGCAGGGGCTGGTCGAGGCGCACCTGAAGAGCTGGCTGGACGACCGCCGCACCAAGGCCGAGGCCCGCACGGTGCTGCAGAAGATCGTCGACGCGGCCCGGGTCCGGCTGACCCAGAAGCAGCAGAAGGACGCCGCCCGCCGCAAGACCGCGCTGGAGGGCGCGGCCATGCCGGCCAAGCTGGTCGACTGCCGCGCGTCAGGCATCGACAGAAGCGAACTGTTCATCGTGGAGGGGGACAGCGCCCTCGGGACGGGGCGCCTCGCCCGATCCTCCGAATACCAGGCGCTTCTTCCGATCCGCGGCAAGATCCTCAACGTGCAGAAGGCCAGCCTCCAGCAGGTGCTGGACAACGCCGAGTGCGCGGCGATCGTGCAGGTTCTCGGCGCCGGCTCCGGGCGCACGTTCGACCTGTCCACCCTGCGCTACGGCCGGGTGCTCATCATGGCCGACGCGGACGTCGACGGCGCGCACATCCGGACGCTGCTGATCACGCTCTTCGCCCGCTACATGCGGCCGCTGATCGAGGCCGGCCGGCTCTACGCAGCGATGCCGCCCCTGCACAAGATCACCACGAAGGGTCGCAACCCGCAGACCACCTACACTTACACCCAGGCCGAGATGGAGGCGACGGTCCGCAAGCTGGAGAAGGCCGGCAAGCAGATCGTCACCCCGATCCCGCGCTTCAAGGGCCTCGGTGAGATGGACGCCGACGAGCTGTGGGAGACCACCATGAACCCGGCCACCCGGGCGGTCCGGCGGATCACGCTCGACGACGTCGAGGCCGCCGAGCGCATCCTCGAACTGCTCATGGGCGAGAAGGTCGAGCCCCGCCGCAACTGGCTGATCGACTCCGCCGACCGCGTCGACCGCGACGCCATCGACGCCTGA
- a CDS encoding DinB family protein: MDVTDQVLTGERADLLESLRRHRGFLRQTVAGLDDEQAARRSTASELCLGGIVKHVASTERSWMRFATGGAEAMRSEPVDWAGQFRMVEGDTLAGLLAEFDRVAAETDALVATLDLDAAHPLPDEPWFTPGASWTVRRVLLHLIAEISQHSGHADIIRESIDGAKTMG, encoded by the coding sequence ATGGACGTCACCGACCAGGTTCTCACCGGCGAGCGGGCCGACCTGCTCGAGTCGTTGCGCCGGCACCGCGGCTTCCTGCGCCAGACCGTGGCGGGGCTCGACGACGAGCAGGCGGCGCGCCGCAGCACGGCCAGCGAGCTGTGCCTCGGCGGGATCGTCAAGCACGTGGCGAGCACCGAACGGAGCTGGATGCGCTTCGCCACGGGCGGCGCCGAGGCGATGCGCAGCGAGCCGGTCGACTGGGCCGGCCAGTTCCGGATGGTCGAGGGCGACACCCTGGCCGGGCTGCTGGCTGAGTTCGACCGGGTGGCCGCCGAGACGGACGCGCTGGTCGCCACGCTCGACCTGGACGCCGCGCACCCGCTGCCGGACGAGCCGTGGTTCACCCCCGGCGCCTCCTGGACCGTGCGCCGGGTGCTGCTGCACCTGATCGCCGAGATCTCCCAGCACTCCGGGCACGCCGACATCATCCGCGAGTCGATCGACGGCGCGAAGACCATGGGCTGA
- a CDS encoding RrF2 family transcriptional regulator produces the protein MRLNRSTDMALRIAMLTAASPVRATVDELATRLALPRSHVAKVVQRLQRLGVLVTIRGRSGGVAFAEHAGELTVGQVVRAFEGDDEVVNCTEPACPLVTGCRLRGELRRAQAAFLAVLDGVRLGDLVDGPAGPLLLSLGALPTAH, from the coding sequence GTGAGGCTCAACCGGTCGACCGACATGGCGCTGCGGATCGCCATGCTGACCGCCGCGTCCCCGGTCCGCGCCACGGTGGACGAGCTGGCCACCCGGCTCGCGCTGCCCCGCAGCCACGTCGCCAAGGTGGTGCAACGGCTGCAGCGGCTCGGGGTGCTGGTGACCATCCGGGGCCGGTCCGGCGGGGTGGCCTTCGCCGAGCACGCCGGCGAGCTGACCGTCGGGCAGGTGGTCCGCGCGTTCGAGGGCGACGACGAGGTGGTCAACTGCACCGAACCGGCCTGCCCGCTGGTTACCGGCTGCCGGCTGCGCGGCGAGCTGCGCCGCGCCCAGGCCGCCTTCCTCGCCGTGCTCGACGGGGTACGCCTCGGCGACCTGGTCGACGGGCCGGCCGGCCCGCTCCTGCTCAGCCTCGGCGCGCTCCCCACGGCCCACTGA
- a CDS encoding glycogen debranching N-terminal domain-containing protein translates to MKQELVSVLAGNAFAMGDAQGDMEAHPCAPIGLFSFDTRFLSRWVLTVDGERLQALSRDDLTYFETRFVLVPGAASHYVDADVSVIRHRCLDEGFHEQLTVLNHAAEPADFTVRMEIGSDFADTAEIRHPGPRRPTATTDPQHHELRIRHRRGRFTRETCVSSTAPVDVDQRGMTFRIRVEPNGAWRTDLHVSMVIQGAGERDLRSDIDSHREQVRRSMRDDLARWLDQAPELVADRKPLAAAYRQALTDLAALRYTPLAYAERVPVGGLPWAMTLYGRDALVTCLATLPFTPELTPATLRMLALAQGGQLDDYHDEEPGKILGELRYGEAAAFGDEPTALYYGAADTTPLFVVLLDEYERWTGDADLVRQLRHPARMALDWLTEYGDPYGDGYLRYQPRNTTNGVANQTWRNSPEAIVDRHGVQPPYPRATCELQGYAYDARIRGARLAREFWDDPEYAERLEADAACLRERFNRDFWLPQRGYYALAITPDGQPVDALTSGLGHLLWSGIVEPDRADSLAAHLCGPDLFSGWGVRTYAEGQRPYNPVGAHLGAVWPSDNALVAAGLRRYGYDAEAAQVAAGVLAAAETLGGSVPEVIAGYPRRLTKYPVQLPAAGRPQSWASGGLLMLLATMLGLRPCADNLLVDPAIPAGYGRIELLDVPGRWGRTDAYGRERDAGRRLRAA, encoded by the coding sequence GTGAAGCAGGAACTGGTCTCGGTCCTGGCCGGCAACGCCTTCGCCATGGGCGACGCGCAGGGCGACATGGAAGCCCACCCGTGCGCGCCGATCGGCCTGTTCTCCTTCGACACCCGGTTCCTGTCCCGCTGGGTGCTCACCGTCGACGGCGAGCGGTTGCAGGCGCTCTCCCGCGACGACCTCACCTACTTCGAGACCCGCTTCGTGCTGGTGCCCGGCGCCGCCAGCCACTACGTCGACGCCGACGTCTCGGTGATCCGGCACCGCTGCCTCGACGAGGGATTCCACGAGCAGCTCACGGTGCTGAACCACGCCGCCGAGCCCGCCGATTTCACGGTGCGGATGGAGATCGGCAGCGACTTCGCCGACACCGCCGAGATCCGCCACCCCGGTCCGCGCCGGCCGACGGCCACCACCGACCCGCAGCACCACGAGCTGCGGATCCGTCACCGGCGCGGGCGGTTCACCCGGGAGACGTGCGTCTCCAGCACCGCCCCGGTCGACGTCGACCAGCGGGGGATGACGTTCCGGATCCGGGTCGAGCCGAACGGCGCCTGGCGCACCGACCTGCACGTCAGCATGGTCATCCAGGGCGCCGGGGAACGGGACCTGCGGTCCGACATCGACTCCCACCGGGAGCAGGTCCGGCGGTCCATGCGCGACGACCTGGCCCGCTGGCTCGACCAGGCGCCGGAACTGGTCGCCGACCGCAAACCGCTGGCCGCCGCGTACCGGCAGGCCCTGACCGACCTGGCGGCGTTGCGCTACACCCCGCTGGCGTACGCCGAGCGGGTGCCGGTCGGCGGCCTGCCCTGGGCGATGACGCTGTACGGCCGCGACGCGCTGGTCACCTGCCTGGCGACGCTGCCGTTCACGCCGGAGCTGACCCCGGCGACGCTGCGGATGCTGGCGCTGGCCCAGGGCGGGCAGCTCGACGACTACCACGACGAGGAGCCCGGCAAGATCCTCGGCGAGCTGCGGTACGGCGAGGCGGCGGCGTTCGGCGACGAGCCCACCGCGCTCTACTACGGCGCGGCCGACACCACCCCGCTCTTCGTCGTCCTGCTCGACGAGTACGAGCGCTGGACCGGCGACGCCGACCTGGTCCGGCAGTTGCGCCACCCGGCCCGGATGGCGCTGGACTGGCTGACCGAGTACGGCGACCCGTACGGCGACGGCTACCTGCGCTACCAGCCGCGCAACACGACCAACGGGGTGGCCAACCAGACCTGGCGCAACTCGCCGGAGGCGATCGTCGACCGGCACGGCGTCCAGCCGCCCTACCCGCGGGCCACCTGCGAACTCCAGGGCTACGCCTACGACGCGCGGATCCGGGGCGCCCGGCTGGCCCGCGAGTTCTGGGACGACCCGGAGTACGCCGAGCGGCTGGAGGCCGACGCGGCCTGCCTGCGGGAACGGTTCAACCGGGACTTCTGGCTGCCGCAGCGGGGCTACTACGCGCTGGCGATCACCCCGGACGGGCAGCCGGTCGACGCGCTCACCTCCGGCCTCGGGCACCTGCTGTGGAGCGGGATCGTCGAGCCCGACCGGGCCGACTCGCTGGCCGCGCACCTCTGCGGGCCGGACCTCTTCTCCGGCTGGGGCGTGCGCACCTACGCGGAGGGCCAGCGGCCGTACAACCCGGTCGGCGCGCACCTCGGCGCGGTGTGGCCGTCGGACAACGCGCTGGTCGCCGCCGGCCTGCGCCGCTACGGCTACGACGCCGAGGCCGCGCAGGTCGCCGCCGGGGTGCTCGCCGCGGCGGAGACGCTCGGCGGGTCGGTCCCGGAGGTGATCGCCGGCTACCCGCGCCGACTCACCAAGTACCCGGTGCAGCTACCGGCCGCCGGCCGCCCGCAGTCGTGGGCCTCCGGCGGCCTGCTGATGCTGCTCGCGACCATGCTGGGGCTGCGCCCGTGCGCGGACAACCTGCTGGTGGACCCCGCGATCCCCGCCGGCTACGGCCGGATCGAGCTGCTCGACGTGCCCGGCCGGTGGGGCCGCACCGACGCGTACGGCCGGGAACGGGACGCCGGCCGGCGCCTGCGTGCCGCCTGA
- a CDS encoding SCP2 sterol-binding domain-containing protein — protein MSTSAAEHLARAAAGRHPELPETTSGTVRLDMREGGRTEHWYLTIDRQDVRVERSAEEADLVVRADREVFDRIAAGRLHLAAALLRNDLAGQGNLRLLMTLRRLFPGPPDARHPRDVADVPYRPVPR, from the coding sequence ATGAGCACATCGGCCGCGGAGCACCTGGCCCGGGCGGCGGCCGGCCGGCACCCGGAGCTGCCCGAGACCACGTCCGGGACGGTCCGGCTGGACATGCGGGAGGGCGGCCGGACCGAACACTGGTACCTGACCATCGACCGTCAGGACGTCCGGGTGGAGCGCTCGGCCGAGGAGGCCGACCTGGTGGTGCGCGCCGACCGCGAGGTGTTCGACCGGATCGCCGCCGGACGCCTGCACCTGGCCGCGGCGCTGCTGCGCAACGACCTGGCCGGGCAGGGCAACCTGCGGCTGCTGATGACGCTGCGCCGGCTCTTCCCCGGCCCGCCGGACGCGCGGCACCCCCGCGACGTGGCCGACGTCCCCTACCGGCCGGTGCCCCGGTGA
- a CDS encoding alpha/beta fold hydrolase has product MSGEYTQEYVDVDGARIGVQIHPEPDGPPGAPVVLIWPAMGVRARYYRPFAAALRDAGLAVIVADLRGTGESTPAPSRTCRYGYAELATDVGAVLDALKPRLDGRVRVLLGHSLGGQVAVLHQALHDAGRVDGLALVAVGLPWWRRYPGRRGWGVLPYTQGIAAAARLLGVWPGWGFGGRQARGVIRDWAHTARTGRFPALDGVDAEAAVRRIRTPVLAVSVDDDQYTPHETLDHLCDKLAAAPVTRHRYTVAEAGAGLDHFTWVRAAVPLAARVAAFAGSLPARDSGA; this is encoded by the coding sequence GTGAGCGGTGAGTACACCCAGGAGTACGTGGACGTCGACGGCGCACGGATCGGCGTGCAGATCCACCCGGAACCGGACGGACCGCCCGGCGCGCCGGTGGTGCTGATCTGGCCGGCCATGGGCGTACGCGCCCGCTACTACCGGCCGTTCGCCGCCGCGCTGCGCGACGCCGGGCTCGCCGTGATCGTGGCGGACCTGCGCGGCACCGGGGAGAGCACCCCCGCCCCGTCCCGCACCTGCCGGTACGGCTACGCCGAGCTGGCCACCGACGTCGGCGCGGTGCTGGACGCGCTCAAACCCCGCCTGGACGGGCGCGTCCGGGTGCTGCTCGGGCACTCCCTCGGCGGCCAGGTCGCGGTGCTGCACCAGGCGCTGCACGACGCCGGCCGGGTGGACGGGCTGGCCCTGGTGGCGGTGGGCCTGCCCTGGTGGCGGCGGTATCCGGGGCGGCGCGGCTGGGGCGTGCTGCCGTACACCCAGGGCATCGCCGCGGCGGCCCGGCTGCTCGGCGTCTGGCCGGGCTGGGGGTTCGGCGGCCGGCAGGCGCGCGGGGTGATCCGGGACTGGGCGCACACCGCCCGCACCGGGCGTTTCCCGGCGCTCGACGGGGTGGACGCGGAGGCGGCGGTGCGGCGGATCCGGACGCCGGTGCTCGCGGTCAGCGTCGACGACGACCAGTACACGCCGCACGAGACGCTGGACCACCTCTGCGACAAGCTGGCCGCCGCGCCGGTGACCCGGCACCGCTACACGGTCGCCGAGGCGGGTGCCGGCCTCGACCACTTCACCTGGGTACGCGCCGCCGTGCCGCTGGCCGCCCGGGTGGCCGCGTTCGCCGGCTCGCTGCCCGCGCGCGACTCGGGGGCGTGA
- a CDS encoding glycoside hydrolase family 88 protein has product MSTIGDATTERVLSALLAMQRESWEQGLTGQALLDLGRPEAALLVADAAVTRQRPDGRLGEFAGSVGAVNGAACGEVVRHAATTTGEPRYAAALAAQLDWLTRRAPRDADGTLFHLLDSRQVWADTVYMVVPLLALAGRTELAAAQVAGHRRRLHDPGTGLYAARWDSDRGELDRPQPWGTGNGWVVAGIARALRLAPGWPAGVRAELAGHAEEVLTACLRHRTADGLFPDVLDDPGTFTEANTAQLLGYAALTGVADGWLPAAWLDTGAELLAAAGRRVDRLGRVTGVSGAPDFAGPGTSPEAQACHLLGRAALGRARAAVSPAG; this is encoded by the coding sequence ATGTCGACCATCGGGGACGCCACCACCGAGCGGGTGCTGTCGGCGCTGCTGGCCATGCAACGGGAGTCCTGGGAGCAGGGCCTCACCGGGCAGGCGCTGCTCGACCTGGGCCGGCCGGAGGCGGCGTTGCTGGTCGCGGACGCCGCGGTGACCCGGCAGCGCCCGGACGGCCGGCTCGGTGAGTTCGCCGGCTCGGTCGGCGCGGTCAACGGCGCCGCCTGCGGCGAGGTGGTCCGGCACGCGGCGACCACGACCGGGGAGCCGAGGTACGCGGCGGCGTTGGCCGCGCAGCTCGACTGGCTGACCCGCCGGGCACCCCGGGACGCCGACGGCACCCTGTTCCACCTGCTCGACAGCCGCCAGGTGTGGGCCGACACGGTCTACATGGTGGTGCCGCTGCTCGCGCTGGCCGGTCGGACCGAGCTGGCCGCCGCCCAGGTGGCCGGGCACCGGCGCCGGCTGCACGACCCGGGCACCGGCCTCTACGCGGCCCGCTGGGACAGCGACCGGGGCGAGCTGGACCGACCGCAGCCGTGGGGCACCGGCAACGGCTGGGTGGTCGCCGGCATCGCCCGGGCGCTGCGCCTGGCGCCGGGCTGGCCGGCGGGGGTACGCGCCGAGCTGGCCGGGCACGCCGAGGAGGTGCTGACCGCCTGCCTGCGCCACCGCACCGCGGACGGCCTCTTTCCCGACGTGCTCGACGACCCGGGCACGTTCACCGAGGCCAACACCGCCCAACTGCTCGGGTACGCGGCGCTGACCGGGGTGGCCGACGGTTGGCTGCCGGCGGCCTGGCTGGACACCGGGGCGGAGTTGCTGGCGGCGGCCGGCCGGCGGGTGGACCGGCTCGGTCGGGTCACCGGCGTCAGCGGGGCGCCGGACTTCGCCGGCCCGGGCACCTCCCCCGAGGCGCAGGCCTGCCACCTGCTCGGGCGGGCCGCGCTGGGGCGGGCCCGGGCGGCGGTCAGTCCCGCCGGATGA
- a CDS encoding DUF72 domain-containing protein has translation MGVIKVGTSSWADAMLVRSGWYPRAANTPAGRLGWYAEHFPLVEVDTSYYAVPAVETTTTWADATPPGFTFDVKAFRLFTGHHTPVDALPKDLRPAGAPSRIRWRDLPAGAYDELWARFHAALAPLAAADRLGAVLLQFPPWLARGDAARRRILAAAQRCRPHPVTVELRHSSWFEDDAVVDTVTFLRENGLGYGCVDMPQGHVSSVPPILVATTDLAVVRFHGHSEAWESGDKRERFRYAYGERELRHWSVLLRELADGCAELHVLMNNCCGDQAQRDAARLADLLGVVPAAARA, from the coding sequence ATGGGTGTCATCAAGGTGGGCACGTCCTCGTGGGCCGACGCGATGCTGGTCCGCTCCGGCTGGTACCCGCGCGCCGCCAACACCCCGGCCGGGCGGCTGGGCTGGTACGCCGAGCACTTTCCACTGGTCGAGGTGGACACCTCGTACTACGCCGTGCCGGCGGTGGAGACCACGACGACCTGGGCGGACGCCACCCCGCCCGGCTTCACCTTCGACGTCAAGGCGTTCCGGCTGTTCACCGGCCACCACACGCCGGTCGACGCGTTGCCGAAGGACCTGCGTCCGGCCGGCGCGCCGAGCCGGATCCGCTGGCGCGACCTGCCCGCCGGGGCGTACGACGAGTTGTGGGCCCGGTTCCACGCGGCGCTGGCACCGCTCGCGGCGGCCGACCGGCTCGGCGCCGTGCTGCTGCAGTTCCCGCCCTGGCTGGCCCGCGGCGACGCGGCCCGGCGGCGGATCCTGGCCGCCGCGCAGCGGTGCCGGCCCCACCCGGTCACCGTCGAGCTGCGGCACTCCTCCTGGTTCGAGGACGACGCCGTGGTCGACACGGTGACGTTCCTGCGCGAGAACGGGCTCGGCTACGGCTGCGTGGACATGCCGCAGGGACACGTCTCCTCGGTGCCGCCGATCCTGGTCGCCACCACCGACCTGGCCGTGGTCCGGTTCCACGGCCACAGCGAGGCGTGGGAGAGCGGCGACAAGCGGGAGCGGTTCCGGTACGCCTACGGCGAGCGGGAGCTGCGGCACTGGTCGGTGCTGCTGCGCGAGCTGGCCGACGGGTGCGCCGAGCTGCACGTGCTGATGAACAACTGCTGCGGCGACCAGGCCCAGCGCGACGCCGCCCGCCTCGCCGACCTGCTCGGCGTGGTGCCCGCCGCCGCGCGGGCCTGA
- a CDS encoding Pr6Pr family membrane protein, producing the protein MTPRRRRAAILLRLAVVLGVVAGVVLTALGPATVTGLLPYFTIQSNVAVGVLAGYAAWCAARDRPEPPSVLKGAVTLYITITGTVYHLVLANPASPFAMTQPHREPGEWWGNQLLHTVVPLLAVADWALFDRRGRLRPRYAAWWLAFPLGYLGFALVRGLVVHRYPYPFLDAGQLGYDGVGISALGFATVFWLLGLLLVGVDRLLSRRPPRKEVPPVDACDKAGAPS; encoded by the coding sequence ATGACCCCCAGGCGTCGCCGCGCGGCGATCCTCCTCCGCCTGGCCGTGGTGCTCGGCGTGGTGGCCGGCGTCGTGCTCACCGCGCTCGGCCCGGCCACGGTGACCGGCCTGCTGCCCTACTTCACCATCCAGAGCAACGTGGCGGTCGGCGTCCTCGCCGGCTACGCCGCCTGGTGCGCGGCCCGCGACCGGCCGGAGCCGCCCAGCGTGCTGAAGGGCGCGGTGACCCTCTACATCACCATCACCGGCACGGTCTACCACCTGGTGCTGGCCAACCCCGCCAGCCCGTTCGCGATGACCCAGCCGCACCGGGAGCCGGGCGAGTGGTGGGGCAACCAGCTCCTGCACACGGTGGTGCCGCTGCTCGCGGTCGCCGACTGGGCGCTGTTCGACAGGCGCGGCCGGCTGCGCCCCCGGTACGCCGCCTGGTGGTTGGCGTTCCCGCTGGGCTACCTCGGGTTCGCGCTGGTACGCGGGCTGGTCGTGCACCGCTACCCGTATCCGTTCCTCGACGCCGGGCAGCTCGGCTACGACGGCGTCGGGATCAGCGCGCTCGGGTTCGCCACCGTGTTCTGGCTGCTCGGCCTGCTCCTCGTGGGCGTCGACCGTCTGCTCTCCCGCCGCCCCCCACGAAAGGAAGTGCCCCCGGTCGACGCCTGCGACAAGGCGGGGGCACCCTCTTGA